A region from the Sander vitreus isolate 19-12246 chromosome 1, sanVit1, whole genome shotgun sequence genome encodes:
- the dapk2a gene encoding death-associated protein kinase 2a codes for MDSFQQQKVEDFYEIGEELGSGQFAIVKQCREKSTGLEFAAKFIKKRQSMASSRGVRREDIEREVDILQQIQHPNIVTLHDVYENRTDVVLILELVSGGELFDFLAQKESLSEEEATQFIKQILEGVNYLHARKIAHFDLKPENIMLLDKNVPLPRIKLIDFGLAHEIEAGVEFKNIFGTPEFVAPEIVNYEPLGLEADMWSVGVITYILLSGASPFLGETKQDTLENISAVNYEFDEEFFCHTSELAKKFISQLLEKDKKKRLTIRDALNHPWIKSNEHKEENKAQEPRKRERRQLKTKRLREYTIKSHSSMPPNNTYVNFERFAQVVEDIDQMESSFVSLAAAHDSLQEDIDAMVSIYNEKEAWYKEESEDVRHELSQIRYEFRKVEAFKRSLQDDMQAFSSSLEAVSSRYQERQSHLDALRLELSDELKWVQEVMGSFPTDGGCGGYPNCSFSTVFNNDVNEALKELLNRSCGGELLSGINLDFETGQQR; via the exons ATGGACTCATTCCAACAACAGAAAGTGGAGGATTTCTATGAAATTGGTGAAGAGTTGGGAAG CGGGCAGTTTGCCATCGTGAAGCAATGCAGAGAGAAAAGCACGGGGCTGGAGTTCGCTGCCAAGTTCATCAAGAAGCGTCAGAGCATGGCCAGCTCTCGAGGCGTGCGGCGCGAGGACATCGAGCGGGAGGTGGACATCCTGCAGCAGATTCAGCACCCCAACATCGTCACGCTGCACGACGTCTACGAGAACCGCACCGACGTGGTGCTCATCCTGGAGCT GGTCTCTGGAGGTGAGCTCTTTGACTTCCTGGCACAGAAGGAGTCTCTGAGCGAGGAAGAGGCCACTCAGTTCATCAAGCAAATCCTCGAGGGGGTCAACTACCTCCACGCCAGGAAAATAGCCCACTTTGATCTAAAG CCAGAAAACATTATGCTGCTGGACAAGAATGTGCCGCTGCCCAGAATCAAACTCATTGATTTCGGTCTTGCCCACGAGATTGAAGCCGGGGTTGAGTTCAAAAACATCTTCGGGACGCCTGAGTTTGTAG CACCGGAGATTGTCAACTATGAGCCACTGGGATTAGAAGCAGACATGTGGAGTGTTGGGGTCATCACCTACATCCT GCTGAGTGGTGCTTCACCTTTCCTAGGGGAGACCAAACAGGACACGTTGGAAAACATTTCAGCCGTAAATTATGAGTTTGACGAGGAGTTCTTCTGTCACACCAGTGAGCTGGCCAAGAAATTCATCAGCCAGTTGTTGGAGAAGGATAAGAA GAAAAGATTAACAATTCGAGATGCTCTAAATCACCCATGGATCAAG TCCAACGAGCACAAGGAGGAAAATAAAGCCCAGGAGCCGAGGAAACGGGAGCGTCGCCAGCTGAAGACCAAGCGCCTGAGAGAGTACACTATCAAGTCCCACTCGAGCATGCCACCCAACAACACCTACGTAAACTTTGAGCGCTTTGCCCAGGTGGTAGAGGACATTGACCAGATGGAGAGCTCGTTTGTTAGCCTGGCAGCAGCCCACGACTCTCTGCAGGAAGACATCGATGCTATGGTCTCTATATACAACGAGAAGGAGGCCTGGTACAAGGAGGAGAGCGAAGATGTGCGCCACGAGCTCTCGCAAATCCGCTACGAGTTCCGTAAAGTGGAGGCCTTTAAGAGGAGCCTGCAGGACGACATGCAGGCTTTCAGCTCCAGCCTCGAGGCCGTCAGCAGCCGCTACCAGGAGAGACAGAGCCACCTCGACGCACTGCGTCTGGAGCTGAGCGACGAGCTGAAATGGGTGCAGGAGGTGATGGGTTCATTTCCCACGGATGGCGGTTGCGGAGGATACCCCAACTGCAGCTTCTCCACCGTCTTCAACAACGACGTGAATGAAGCCCTGAAGGAGCTGCTGAACCGCTCCTGTGGAGGAGAGCTGCTGTCCGGGATCAACCTGGACTTTGAAACCGGACAGCAACGATGA